Proteins encoded together in one Mannheimia haemolytica window:
- the bcp gene encoding Putative peroxiredoxin bcp, producing MNTLKAGDKAPQFTLQNQADESVSLSQFAGKKVLVYFYPKALTPGCTTQACGLRDSKSELDELNVVVLGISTDLPKKLAQFVEKKALNFTLLSDPDHQVAEAFGVWGEKKFMGKTYDGIHRISFLIDEQGLVEQVFDKFKTGEHHQMIVDYLRGC from the coding sequence ATGAATACTTTAAAAGCAGGCGATAAAGCCCCTCAATTTACCCTTCAGAATCAGGCTGATGAGTCGGTTTCACTCTCTCAATTTGCCGGTAAAAAAGTGTTGGTTTATTTTTACCCGAAAGCCCTTACACCGGGTTGCACTACGCAAGCTTGTGGATTGCGTGATAGCAAGTCAGAACTTGACGAACTAAATGTCGTTGTTTTGGGAATTAGCACTGATTTACCGAAAAAATTAGCTCAATTTGTAGAGAAAAAAGCCCTTAATTTCACATTATTATCTGACCCGGATCACCAAGTTGCGGAAGCCTTTGGTGTATGGGGCGAAAAGAAGTTTATGGGAAAAACCTATGACGGCATTCACCGCATCAGCTTTTTAATTGATGAACAGGGCTTGGTTGAGCAAGTGTTTGATAAATTTAAAACCGGCGAACATCACCAAATGATCGTTGATTATCTACGGGGTTGCTAA